Proteins co-encoded in one Sinobacterium norvegicum genomic window:
- a CDS encoding type I secretion system permease/ATPase, with protein MKSPNLLQCLHYLCEHFGYQQPVSKLVEGLPVDGEYLTVDLLDRACTLANLECLCLPISALNKVRLPVLTNLKEQDDKAIIILAITGTTVTIAEPANHFNQQQLSVEQLQDRTSGSLYSITPINVSDRRSEELRPAQPKHWLRAAFEQAKPWYRDLAIASLVVNLLALVIPLFTMNVYDRVVPNQAFASLWVLAIGAAIAVIFDWLLKQARTSLTDIAGKSIDKDVSAKIFSKVMGMQLENKPQSLGAFSKQIQDFDTVREFITSATLITAIDLPFTLLFLIIIAWLGGPMVLVPIAVIVSLASLSLLLQHRMKNSLDESSRLSSHRHAQLIESLNVITEAKQNNAQGLLQRRWEQATGALADWQSQTKQLTNTLSHTLVASQQFVTVALIIFGVYRISEGLLSMGGLIAIVMLSGRAAASINQLAMLAMRYQQTKTALEGVEGIMALAQENSENRQITQPQFEGNIALKKLSFSYPEQKKSVLDNINLTINAGERIALMGPPGAGKSTLLALLSYQFRPTDGQLYYDGIESNQWPSQAIREVTGWVGQQPVLQYGSILENIAFGQNEIDKELLKQAMIQSGLILFIDQLENGLETNVGESGAAVSGGQRQTIGLARALLRQPKLLLLDEPTSSIDEKGERYVIQQLRQLPKDTTIIIATHRPSIVSMCDRVIALEKGSIIDDKALRRANVTRHPARQTAKVVNKKEVQ; from the coding sequence ATGAAGTCACCGAATCTACTGCAGTGCTTACATTACTTGTGCGAACATTTTGGTTATCAGCAGCCAGTGAGTAAACTGGTTGAGGGCTTGCCGGTTGACGGTGAATACCTTACCGTTGACCTACTCGATCGTGCCTGTACCTTGGCCAATTTGGAATGCCTGTGTCTGCCAATATCCGCCTTAAATAAGGTTCGCCTACCAGTATTGACCAACCTTAAAGAGCAGGATGACAAAGCCATTATTATCTTGGCGATCACTGGTACAACCGTCACTATTGCAGAGCCTGCTAATCATTTTAATCAACAACAACTGTCTGTTGAGCAACTGCAGGATCGAACCAGTGGTTCACTGTATTCTATTACTCCGATTAATGTCAGTGATCGGCGTTCTGAAGAACTCCGCCCTGCGCAACCAAAGCACTGGTTAAGGGCGGCCTTTGAACAGGCAAAACCCTGGTACAGAGACCTGGCTATTGCCTCACTGGTGGTCAATTTGCTCGCCTTGGTGATCCCATTATTTACCATGAATGTATACGATCGCGTCGTGCCAAACCAAGCCTTTGCCTCTCTCTGGGTGCTGGCCATAGGCGCAGCTATTGCCGTTATTTTTGATTGGTTGTTAAAACAAGCGAGAACATCACTAACCGATATCGCGGGAAAAAGTATCGACAAAGATGTTTCGGCCAAGATATTTTCAAAGGTCATGGGCATGCAGTTGGAGAATAAGCCTCAGTCATTGGGTGCCTTTTCAAAACAAATTCAAGACTTCGACACAGTCCGTGAATTTATCACCTCAGCAACATTAATCACGGCCATTGATCTGCCCTTCACTCTTTTGTTTCTCATTATTATTGCCTGGCTGGGAGGCCCAATGGTACTGGTGCCAATAGCAGTGATTGTGAGTCTAGCCAGCCTCAGTCTATTGTTGCAACACCGGATGAAAAACAGTCTCGATGAAAGTTCTCGGCTGAGCAGTCATCGTCACGCTCAGTTAATCGAAAGCCTTAATGTGATTACCGAGGCCAAGCAAAATAACGCGCAGGGATTACTGCAAAGACGCTGGGAGCAGGCCACCGGGGCCCTAGCCGACTGGCAAAGCCAAACCAAGCAATTGACGAATACTTTAAGCCACACCTTAGTCGCCAGTCAGCAGTTCGTCACCGTCGCCTTAATCATATTTGGTGTTTATAGAATATCAGAAGGTTTATTGAGCATGGGTGGTCTGATTGCCATTGTTATGCTGAGTGGCCGAGCAGCGGCCTCAATCAACCAATTGGCGATGCTTGCCATGCGCTACCAACAGACTAAAACAGCGCTTGAGGGCGTTGAGGGTATCATGGCCTTGGCACAGGAGAACAGTGAAAACCGCCAGATTACACAACCACAATTTGAAGGTAATATAGCCTTAAAAAAATTATCATTTAGCTATCCAGAACAGAAAAAATCGGTACTGGACAATATCAACTTGACGATAAATGCGGGGGAACGAATTGCTCTAATGGGCCCCCCTGGCGCCGGAAAATCAACGCTATTAGCGCTGCTGTCCTACCAGTTTAGACCGACCGATGGTCAATTATATTATGATGGCATTGAGTCAAACCAGTGGCCCAGTCAAGCGATCCGTGAAGTGACTGGCTGGGTCGGGCAGCAGCCAGTATTACAATATGGCTCCATCCTCGAAAATATCGCCTTTGGACAAAATGAAATTGATAAAGAGTTGCTCAAACAAGCAATGATTCAGTCGGGGCTTATTCTATTTATTGACCAGTTAGAAAACGGTCTAGAAACCAATGTCGGCGAATCCGGTGCTGCAGTTTCGGGTGGTCAGCGTCAAACCATTGGTTTGGCCAGAGCTTTGTTAAGACAGCCCAAACTTTTACTGCTTGATGAACCTACCTCTTCAATTGATGAAAAAGGTGAGAGATACGTTATTCAACAGCTTCGTCAATTGCCCAAAGATACAACGATTATTATTGCCACCCACCGCCCCTCTATTGTCTCTATGTGTGACCGAGTAATAGCACTGGAGAAAGGCAGTATCATCGATGATAAAGCACTGAGGCGGGCTAATGTGACTCGCCACCCTGCCCGTCAAACAGCAAAAGTTGTCAATAAAAAGGAGGTGCAATGA
- the nhaB gene encoding sodium/proton antiporter NhaB encodes MQYNLSQAMSRNFLGQAPQWYKLSIIAMLIINPILFMTAGPFITGWVLIAEFIFTLAMALKCYPLQPGGLLAIEAIAIGMATPESVYHEALGNFEVIMLLMFMVAGIYFMQSLLLFVFTKILLGIRSKVMISLLFSIVAAVLSAFLDALTVTAVLITVALGFYNVYHKIASSEGEHRADDQNVKDAYRADLNQFRSFLRSLLMHGAVGTALGGVCTLVGEPQNLLIAAKTDWTFIEFFLKMAPITMPVLAAGLLLVVILEVTKTFGYGAKLPDSVREVLIAYDDEQNANRTSRDKAALIVQALVAVYLVIGLATHLAPVGLIGLSVIVLLTAFNGIIEEHQIGHAFEEALPFTALLIVFFAIVAVIHQQHLFQPIINYVLSLDSNIQPIMFFAANGALSAISDNVFVATVYINEVKEAFDMGSISRDQFEKLAIAINTGTNIPSVATPNGQAAFLFLLTSAVAPLLRLSYGKMVIMAFPYTIVLSLVGAVMVINVL; translated from the coding sequence ATGCAATACAATCTATCACAGGCAATGAGCCGAAACTTTCTTGGTCAAGCTCCTCAGTGGTACAAGCTAAGTATTATCGCCATGCTTATCATTAACCCTATCCTCTTTATGACTGCCGGACCATTCATTACCGGCTGGGTGCTGATTGCCGAGTTCATCTTTACCCTAGCCATGGCGTTGAAGTGTTACCCGTTACAGCCGGGTGGTTTGTTAGCTATTGAAGCGATTGCCATTGGTATGGCAACCCCTGAAAGTGTTTACCACGAGGCTCTCGGCAACTTTGAAGTCATTATGTTGTTGATGTTTATGGTGGCCGGTATCTACTTCATGCAAAGCCTGCTGTTATTCGTGTTTACCAAAATACTCCTGGGAATACGCTCTAAAGTAATGATATCTTTGCTTTTTTCTATTGTTGCCGCAGTCCTCTCTGCCTTTTTAGATGCATTAACCGTCACCGCCGTGTTGATTACTGTCGCGCTGGGTTTTTACAATGTTTACCACAAGATTGCCTCCTCAGAAGGCGAGCACCGAGCTGACGACCAAAACGTCAAAGATGCCTACCGCGCCGACCTGAACCAATTTCGCTCATTTCTCCGAAGCCTGTTAATGCATGGCGCCGTTGGTACGGCATTAGGTGGTGTCTGCACCCTGGTTGGCGAACCGCAAAACCTATTGATCGCAGCCAAAACAGATTGGACGTTTATCGAATTTTTTCTCAAAATGGCACCGATTACAATGCCGGTTCTGGCTGCAGGCTTGTTATTGGTGGTGATACTCGAAGTTACCAAGACCTTTGGCTATGGTGCCAAACTCCCCGACTCAGTCCGCGAAGTACTTATTGCCTATGATGATGAACAAAACGCTAACCGCACATCCCGCGATAAAGCGGCGCTGATAGTACAGGCATTGGTTGCTGTATATCTGGTTATTGGCTTGGCTACGCACCTGGCTCCAGTGGGGCTGATCGGCTTAAGCGTTATCGTATTATTGACTGCCTTTAACGGCATTATTGAAGAGCATCAAATTGGCCACGCCTTCGAAGAGGCCCTGCCTTTTACAGCGTTATTAATTGTTTTCTTTGCCATTGTTGCTGTTATTCACCAGCAACACCTGTTCCAACCTATTATTAATTATGTATTAAGTTTGGACAGTAACATCCAACCGATCATGTTCTTTGCTGCTAACGGCGCACTTTCGGCCATCAGCGACAATGTTTTTGTCGCCACGGTGTATATCAATGAAGTAAAAGAAGCCTTTGACATGGGAAGTATTTCTCGCGACCAATTCGAGAAGCTCGCTATAGCGATTAACACAGGAACTAATATTCCCAGTGTGGCGACACCTAATGGCCAGGCAGCATTCCTGTTCTTGCTAACCTCTGCCGTTGCACCGCTATTACGCCTATCCTATGGCAAGATGGTCATTATGGCCTTCCCTTATACCATTGTCTTGAGCCTGGTGGGTGCTGTTATGGTCATCAACGTACTCTAA
- a CDS encoding OmpA family protein: MAKSLTIKAVTIAILTSTLLVIGCQHTPENKTDRLQYADLRDSDQDGVVNQRDICNNSPRMSEVDNEGCSDYQRVATVTDYTIEFGFDRSDIRSDQYNVLQAIVQKMSADTNTNVLLLGDTSAEGSLEYNDKLARRRAHTITQELTNNGIDPDRVKEYYFTENVEIVKETLKTRQRRTVALVYSNSLAPVDAWNIYSTDNKNEVK, translated from the coding sequence GTGGCTAAATCACTGACCATTAAGGCTGTCACTATCGCTATTTTAACCAGCACCCTGCTTGTGATTGGTTGTCAGCATACACCAGAGAACAAGACTGACCGCTTACAATATGCAGACCTACGCGACAGCGATCAAGATGGTGTGGTGAACCAACGCGATATATGTAATAACAGCCCACGAATGTCTGAGGTCGACAATGAGGGGTGTTCTGATTATCAACGGGTGGCAACAGTCACCGACTATACCATCGAGTTTGGCTTCGACCGCTCTGACATACGCAGCGATCAATACAATGTATTGCAAGCCATTGTTCAAAAAATGTCTGCTGATACAAACACCAACGTTTTGTTGTTAGGCGACACCTCTGCTGAGGGGAGTTTAGAATACAATGATAAATTGGCGAGACGCCGAGCCCATACGATTACACAAGAATTGACCAACAACGGTATCGATCCAGATCGGGTAAAGGAATATTATTTTACTGAGAACGTTGAAATAGTAAAAGAAACACTTAAGACTCGTCAGCGACGCACGGTGGCTTTGGTTTACAGCAACAGTTTAGCCCCTGTGGATGCTTGGAATATTTACAGTACGGATAATAAAAACGAGGTCAAATAA
- the sohB gene encoding protease SohB: protein MLDFFVQYGLFLLQAITIVVAIVLTVVGVIAASAKSDKAETGQVSIKSLNEKFEEMKGILEESLLTDDEYKEQEKADKKKKKADKKSKQKPVEKNRVFVLDFDGDIKASAVDSLREEITALLLVAKPEDEVVVKIESGGGMVHAYGFAASQLHRIKNHGLKLTVCVDMVAASGGYMMACIGDRILAAPFAVMGSIGVVAQLPNFHRLLKNNNVDYETFTAGEFKRTVTMFGENTEKGKEKFVDELEDTHLLFKQFVSENRSVVDLDVVATGEAWFGIRALENKLVDELITSDEYLLALSKTSNVYSIGFEEKKTLPEKLGLAAQAGITNAFNSIITSTNNSRFFR, encoded by the coding sequence GTGTTAGATTTTTTTGTTCAATACGGCCTATTTTTACTGCAGGCCATTACCATTGTTGTTGCCATTGTTTTAACAGTAGTCGGTGTAATTGCCGCCTCCGCCAAATCCGATAAAGCAGAAACGGGGCAAGTCTCTATAAAATCTCTCAATGAAAAGTTTGAAGAGATGAAAGGTATTCTCGAAGAGAGTTTATTGACTGATGATGAATACAAAGAACAAGAGAAAGCTGACAAGAAAAAGAAAAAAGCTGACAAGAAATCAAAGCAAAAACCTGTAGAAAAGAATAGGGTGTTTGTGCTCGATTTTGATGGTGATATTAAAGCATCTGCGGTTGATAGTTTGCGAGAGGAAATAACTGCGCTGTTGCTGGTGGCTAAGCCTGAAGATGAAGTTGTAGTTAAAATCGAAAGCGGTGGCGGCATGGTGCATGCTTACGGTTTTGCAGCCTCGCAACTCCATCGCATCAAAAACCACGGTCTAAAATTAACTGTTTGTGTTGATATGGTTGCTGCCAGCGGTGGCTATATGATGGCCTGTATCGGTGATCGTATTTTAGCGGCGCCTTTTGCTGTCATGGGGTCGATTGGCGTTGTTGCCCAGCTGCCGAACTTTCACCGACTGCTAAAGAACAATAACGTCGATTACGAAACCTTTACCGCCGGTGAATTTAAGCGAACCGTCACAATGTTTGGTGAGAATACAGAGAAGGGCAAAGAAAAGTTTGTCGATGAACTGGAAGATACACACCTGCTGTTTAAACAGTTTGTCAGTGAAAACCGGAGTGTTGTTGATCTCGATGTCGTTGCCACAGGTGAGGCGTGGTTTGGCATTCGTGCTCTCGAGAACAAGCTTGTCGATGAGCTAATCACCAGTGATGAATATTTATTGGCATTGAGCAAGACCAGCAACGTCTACAGCATTGGCTTTGAAGAAAAGAAAACGTTGCCAGAAAAGCTTGGTCTTGCTGCACAGGCCGGCATTACTAATGCCTTTAACAGCATTATAACATCGACTAACAATAGCCGTTTCTTTCGTTAA
- a CDS encoding HlyD family type I secretion periplasmic adaptor subunit — MSSQLHWQQIKRAYLARKVVWLIFGLVICIIIWASFSKLDEVVIGQGKVVPSNSVQQIQSYEGGIVEQILVNGGEVVSQGQILVILDDTRFRSSFQEAEQQRISLQVKKERLKAELESVIVGSYNTTWRNIISVKHQNLQTEIEDRDAVYQAQASYNERLRQLQAQLQLGGQRIEQQEEALSENRSMIATLEQSLALNQKELEWVTEALNTGAIAEIELLKLQREDVRIQGDIKTALLVTRKLTAAKAQAIIERRNYALDFRTRAQIELDDIRSQLARLAETQTAVAEQLARTTIRSPIDGTVKNITIRSLGGVLKPGESIMEVVPADDNLIIEAKLSPKDIAFVKKGLSSIVKFSAYDFVIYGGLIGRVEYISADALQDEEGQPYYRAHILTESNRLNGYPIIPGMQADVNILTGKKTVMSYWLKPLLRARADALREQ, encoded by the coding sequence ATGAGTAGCCAATTGCACTGGCAGCAGATAAAGCGTGCCTACCTTGCTAGAAAAGTGGTGTGGCTGATCTTTGGCCTTGTGATCTGTATTATCATTTGGGCATCTTTTTCAAAGCTAGATGAAGTTGTTATTGGCCAGGGTAAGGTCGTGCCCAGCAACTCTGTTCAACAAATACAAAGCTATGAAGGCGGCATTGTCGAACAAATTTTGGTTAATGGCGGCGAGGTTGTCAGCCAAGGTCAGATCTTGGTGATTTTAGATGACACACGTTTTCGCTCAAGTTTTCAAGAAGCCGAGCAGCAACGCATTAGTTTGCAGGTCAAAAAAGAACGACTGAAGGCAGAGTTAGAGTCAGTGATTGTAGGCAGCTACAACACTACTTGGCGTAACATTATTTCAGTAAAACATCAGAACCTGCAAACCGAAATAGAAGACAGAGATGCTGTATATCAAGCACAGGCCAGTTATAACGAGCGACTCAGACAACTTCAGGCTCAGCTTCAGCTTGGCGGACAGCGTATTGAGCAACAGGAAGAAGCGCTGAGTGAAAATCGCTCAATGATAGCAACTCTCGAACAGAGCTTGGCGCTGAATCAAAAAGAGCTTGAGTGGGTAACCGAGGCATTGAATACAGGCGCTATCGCTGAGATTGAATTACTGAAACTGCAACGTGAAGACGTTCGCATTCAGGGTGATATAAAAACAGCCTTACTGGTCACGCGAAAATTAACCGCTGCCAAGGCTCAGGCTATTATTGAACGTCGTAACTACGCACTCGATTTCCGTACACGTGCACAAATAGAACTCGATGACATTCGTTCACAACTGGCCCGATTGGCCGAAACTCAAACGGCTGTGGCCGAACAACTGGCCAGGACTACTATTCGCTCACCAATTGATGGCACAGTCAAAAATATTACTATTCGCTCTCTTGGCGGGGTATTAAAACCCGGCGAATCGATTATGGAGGTCGTACCAGCCGACGACAACCTGATCATCGAAGCCAAATTATCGCCAAAAGATATCGCCTTTGTGAAAAAGGGGCTATCTTCAATAGTAAAGTTTTCGGCCTATGACTTTGTTATCTATGGTGGTTTAATAGGAAGGGTTGAATATATTAGTGCAGATGCTCTGCAGGATGAAGAGGGGCAGCCCTATTACAGAGCACACATACTAACAGAGAGTAATCGTTTAAACGGCTACCCTATTATTCCGGGAATGCAGGCCGATGTGAATATTTTAACAGGCAAGAAAACAGTGATGAGTTACTGGTTAAAGCCTTTATTGAGAGCAAGAGCAGATGCTCTGAGAGAACAATAA
- a CDS encoding PstS family phosphate ABC transporter substrate-binding protein: MTFIRTALLLITSVIITSCSSVEPTTDTETEDSSIVFAADIGSIALMTKLTEAYLKDKSHYSILVVDETNVPAAMLNGSAQLGIMDRRWNDDEVGKFTATYGRKPVAAIVTAYAMAIYVNEVNPIDAISVEDFIAIYGKDRPCGIDAISHWSQLNPNDEYDNDTIAAINFSSDKRIYSYLQEHVFCRGSFSDQLTTVDDFDAMRSGIESNDNTLGYGRINAQSDSLKRLKINTELGKVKLTRSYALSGRYPLSQVYYIYLNLADSNHSAADMRNQIAFVNFIVSEAGQDIVHNEGFVTLPQSIIDETRVTLGLQPATVTGGYR; the protein is encoded by the coding sequence ATGACATTTATTAGAACAGCGCTGTTATTGATTACCTCTGTCATCATCACCAGCTGCTCCTCTGTCGAACCGACTACTGATACCGAAACAGAGGATAGCTCGATAGTCTTTGCGGCAGATATCGGCTCTATCGCGCTGATGACAAAGCTTACCGAGGCGTATTTAAAGGATAAATCTCATTACAGCATTCTTGTAGTTGATGAAACAAATGTGCCGGCGGCTATGCTGAATGGAAGTGCACAGCTGGGTATTATGGATCGTCGCTGGAATGACGACGAGGTTGGTAAATTTACAGCAACTTATGGACGCAAACCGGTAGCCGCAATCGTTACAGCTTACGCCATGGCAATTTATGTCAACGAAGTCAACCCGATTGACGCCATCTCTGTCGAAGACTTTATTGCCATTTATGGCAAAGATCGTCCCTGCGGAATTGACGCCATCAGTCACTGGAGTCAACTCAATCCCAATGATGAATATGACAACGATACGATCGCTGCGATCAACTTTAGTTCTGACAAACGTATTTATTCCTATCTGCAAGAGCATGTCTTCTGTCGAGGCTCGTTTTCAGACCAACTGACTACTGTTGATGATTTTGATGCAATGCGAAGTGGTATTGAGAGCAACGATAATACATTGGGTTATGGCCGTATCAACGCTCAGTCGGATAGCTTGAAACGATTAAAAATAAATACTGAACTGGGCAAGGTGAAATTAACCCGCTCCTATGCCTTATCGGGACGCTACCCGCTGTCGCAAGTCTATTACATCTATCTTAATCTCGCCGACAGCAATCATAGTGCAGCAGATATGCGTAACCAAATTGCCTTTGTTAATTTTATTGTCTCAGAAGCTGGACAAGACATTGTGCACAATGAGGGCTTTGTCACCCTGCCACAATCGATTATCGATGAGACAAGAGTGACTCTGGGTCTACAACCGGCAACAGTAACCGGTGGCTATCGCTAG
- the gspG gene encoding type II secretion system major pseudopilin GspG, with translation MQYNRIKQSGFSLIEIMVVVVIISVLAGLIAPNIIGRADDSRVTAAEVDLKRIAQALDAYKLDNHRYPSTDQGLQALITEPEGFPPAKNWRKGGYIQTREVPQDPWGTEYQYLTPGTDGPYDLYSLGADGREGGEEYDTDISVWDK, from the coding sequence ATGCAATACAACCGTATCAAACAGTCTGGTTTCTCGCTGATAGAAATCATGGTCGTCGTCGTTATCATCAGTGTTCTCGCGGGTCTTATTGCGCCGAATATCATCGGACGAGCCGATGACTCCAGGGTCACAGCAGCCGAGGTAGACCTCAAAAGAATTGCCCAGGCACTCGATGCCTACAAGCTCGACAACCACCGTTATCCCAGTACTGATCAAGGGTTGCAGGCATTGATCACTGAGCCGGAGGGCTTTCCGCCCGCCAAGAATTGGCGAAAGGGTGGCTATATTCAGACGCGTGAAGTACCTCAGGACCCATGGGGCACCGAATATCAATATCTGACACCAGGTACTGATGGGCCATACGATCTCTATTCGTTGGGCGCTGATGGCCGTGAAGGTGGCGAAGAATACGACACAGATATCTCTGTGTGGGACAAATAA
- a CDS encoding amino acid ABC transporter ATP-binding protein yields MINIRGLHKSFNGTTVLNNIDLDIAVGEVVVVIGSSGTGKSTLLRCVNFLEQAERGVISVNDISVNAENVKQKELVNLRKHIAFVFQNYGLFANKTALQNITEGLIHVQGMSQQQADIIARRTLDSIGLSERADAWPSQLSGGQQQRVGIGRAMAQNADIIVMDEPTSALDPEITGEVMALIKQLADQKTTMLITTHEMAFARDIASRIIYMEGGEIVEQGTPEAVFDKPQDPRTQRFLSRL; encoded by the coding sequence TTGATTAATATTCGTGGATTACACAAGAGTTTTAACGGTACAACTGTTTTAAATAATATCGATCTCGATATTGCGGTTGGTGAGGTTGTTGTTGTTATCGGCAGCTCTGGAACCGGTAAATCAACATTACTTCGCTGTGTTAATTTTCTTGAGCAGGCTGAACGTGGTGTTATTTCGGTTAACGATATCTCTGTCAATGCTGAAAATGTTAAGCAAAAGGAATTGGTAAACCTACGCAAGCATATAGCATTTGTGTTTCAAAATTACGGTTTATTTGCCAACAAGACTGCCCTACAAAATATAACTGAAGGCTTAATACATGTTCAGGGAATGAGCCAGCAACAGGCTGATATCATTGCTAGACGGACACTTGACAGTATTGGCTTGAGCGAACGGGCAGATGCCTGGCCGTCTCAGTTATCAGGTGGTCAGCAACAACGCGTGGGTATAGGTCGTGCGATGGCTCAAAATGCAGATATTATTGTCATGGATGAGCCAACCTCAGCGCTCGACCCTGAGATAACAGGGGAGGTGATGGCTCTGATCAAGCAACTGGCGGATCAAAAAACAACCATGTTGATCACCACCCATGAAATGGCTTTTGCCCGTGATATTGCCAGCCGAATTATCTACATGGAAGGGGGCGAAATAGTCGAACAGGGGACTCCTGAGGCCGTTTTCGACAAGCCACAAGATCCCCGCACTCAACGGTTTTTATCGCGGTTATAA
- a CDS encoding cation/multidrug efflux pump — MSQYLLPAVLLSLAAIIAFFALRLLWSKSWLLGTLRGLAGLSLLMSVAVLALSAKDLLSYRHLSQQQTIANISFTGNLDGSYQVEITPTDVESSASTYKLWGDQWQIDARVIRWVAEIPMTPVYRLERLSGRYYSIEDEATAPRSLYSLADTNYGVDIWQWINFNAHYLPYIDAVYGSATYLPAKDGALFELKLSNSGLFAKPLNQHATEAIQNWQ; from the coding sequence GTGTCTCAATATCTGCTCCCTGCCGTTTTACTGTCGCTGGCTGCCATTATTGCTTTTTTTGCCCTGCGTCTGTTGTGGTCTAAATCTTGGCTGCTCGGTACGTTAAGGGGGCTGGCAGGCCTCAGTCTATTAATGTCGGTTGCTGTTTTAGCCTTAAGCGCGAAAGATCTGTTAAGTTACCGTCATCTAAGTCAACAACAGACTATCGCTAATATCAGTTTCACCGGTAATTTAGATGGTAGCTATCAGGTTGAGATTACACCGACTGATGTTGAGAGCAGTGCGTCAACCTATAAGCTGTGGGGTGATCAGTGGCAAATTGATGCCCGGGTGATTCGATGGGTGGCTGAGATCCCCATGACACCTGTTTATCGGTTGGAGAGACTCAGTGGCCGATATTATAGTATTGAAGATGAGGCTACCGCGCCCCGCTCACTATACTCATTGGCTGATACTAACTATGGTGTCGATATTTGGCAGTGGATAAATTTTAATGCCCATTACCTGCCATATATAGACGCGGTCTATGGAAGTGCGACATACTTACCGGCTAAAGACGGTGCGCTGTTTGAATTAAAATTGAGCAACAGCGGCTTGTTTGCTAAACCATTAAACCAGCATGCCACAGAAGCCATACAAAATTGGCAGTAA
- a CDS encoding TolC family outer membrane protein, giving the protein MRSVFFIGGLLLASQSLNAITLEESVAAAIDTNPTVSQQYALFQASVSKTDSAGYRYKPQVTLNAGIGYEETYYQNGEKLSRRNDDQLENPNHDLTRKELSLTVSQMLFDGFETSYNVDRLSSEAEADRLSLIASAENIALEVTDLYIQLLKAKAVIELADKNVADHEAVYNDIVVRANKGLSSQSDLAQISARVASSKASLVASKNNYFDLRAQYFTLVGQPADDLISPMPDRNLMPSSLSAALTDARKQHPQIQSAISDLEAAQKQFNGSKSDYYPEVSLELTANKNDDISGIPGRDEDARIMLNLSYDLYDGGRRENDIKAAGWYYEQAFGIRQNTERQVIEGMKLAWYARENLILQQQLLEQNVDAAKIAEAGYQQQFSIGRRSLLDVLDAKIEVFVARKNYLSAFYDRTYAEYRIANAMGLLIYALRIEYPEQWQTDEESNRG; this is encoded by the coding sequence ATGCGTAGTGTATTCTTTATTGGCGGCCTGCTATTAGCAAGCCAATCACTCAATGCTATAACCTTGGAGGAATCGGTGGCGGCGGCTATCGATACCAACCCTACGGTTAGTCAGCAGTATGCATTGTTCCAAGCATCGGTCAGCAAGACCGACAGTGCAGGCTACCGCTACAAGCCACAAGTAACTCTTAATGCAGGGATTGGTTATGAAGAAACGTATTATCAAAACGGTGAAAAGCTAAGTCGCCGCAACGATGATCAGTTAGAAAATCCCAATCATGATCTAACACGTAAAGAGCTCAGTCTGACCGTCTCTCAAATGTTATTTGATGGTTTTGAGACCAGCTATAATGTTGATCGCTTATCTTCTGAGGCAGAGGCAGACCGCCTCTCTTTGATCGCCTCGGCTGAGAATATCGCCCTCGAAGTCACTGATCTTTATATCCAATTACTAAAGGCCAAGGCTGTTATTGAATTGGCTGATAAGAATGTTGCAGACCATGAGGCGGTATATAACGATATTGTTGTGCGTGCCAATAAGGGACTGAGCAGCCAATCTGACTTGGCTCAAATCAGTGCGCGGGTTGCGTCCTCTAAGGCTTCTTTGGTTGCCTCTAAGAATAATTATTTTGACCTTCGCGCGCAGTACTTCACACTTGTTGGTCAGCCAGCTGATGACCTTATTTCGCCAATGCCTGATCGCAATCTTATGCCCAGTAGTTTATCTGCAGCACTCACCGATGCTCGTAAGCAACACCCTCAGATACAATCAGCAATCTCAGATCTTGAAGCCGCTCAAAAACAGTTTAACGGTAGTAAAAGTGACTATTACCCCGAGGTTTCACTTGAGCTTACTGCTAATAAAAATGACGATATTTCAGGCATCCCCGGTCGTGATGAAGATGCCCGTATCATGCTAAACCTCAGTTACGATCTGTACGATGGCGGCCGGCGTGAAAATGATATCAAGGCTGCAGGCTGGTATTACGAACAAGCTTTTGGCATTAGGCAGAATACGGAAAGGCAGGTGATTGAAGGTATGAAGCTTGCCTGGTATGCCCGAGAAAATCTCATTTTACAACAACAACTACTTGAGCAAAATGTCGATGCTGCGAAAATTGCAGAGGCAGGATATCAACAACAATTCAGCATTGGTCGCCGAAGCTTACTCGATGTATTAGATGCCAAAATTGAAGTGTTTGTTGCCCGAAAAAACTATCTCTCAGCCTTTTATGATCGTACCTATGCTGAATATCGCATAGCCAATGCAATGGGCTTGTTAATCTATGCCCTACGGATTGAATACCCCGAACAATGGCAGACCGACGAGGAGTCAAACCGTGGCTAA